In Marinobacter antarcticus, one genomic interval encodes:
- a CDS encoding DUF3750 domain-containing protein: MIKLLRWLVRTTVFLLVLLAGPALIAACSTQSGQSWRDADRSSAGIAPLPGQTEEAIVQVYGARAYNWRGNFAVHTWIATKERGASTYEVHDVTGWGYKAVRSRPGEPDTAWYGNPPMLLADLRGEKAGAAIINIRTAIDAYPFANEYKAWPGPNSNTFVAWVIRQVPELNVALPNIAIGKDYLADGVFAKAPSGSGYQFSLNGYFGLMASVREGVELNILGLNIGIDPLTLAVKLPGIGHIGLRDPWMDRSTWHKVPVMEQVSDAN; the protein is encoded by the coding sequence ATGATTAAACTCCTTCGATGGCTCGTCAGAACCACAGTATTTTTGTTGGTTCTGCTAGCCGGCCCCGCACTGATTGCGGCCTGCAGTACTCAGTCTGGCCAGAGCTGGCGTGACGCCGATCGCTCCAGCGCAGGCATTGCGCCACTGCCGGGCCAGACCGAAGAAGCCATTGTGCAGGTTTATGGTGCCCGAGCTTATAATTGGCGCGGTAATTTTGCGGTCCATACCTGGATTGCGACCAAGGAGCGCGGGGCATCCACCTACGAGGTTCACGATGTCACTGGTTGGGGTTATAAGGCGGTGCGGTCCCGCCCCGGTGAGCCGGATACCGCCTGGTATGGCAACCCGCCGATGTTGCTGGCCGATCTACGTGGTGAGAAAGCGGGCGCCGCCATCATCAATATCCGGACAGCTATCGACGCCTACCCCTTCGCGAATGAATACAAAGCCTGGCCCGGGCCCAACAGCAATACCTTTGTAGCCTGGGTAATCCGGCAGGTACCCGAACTGAATGTTGCGCTGCCCAACATTGCCATCGGAAAAGACTATCTCGCTGACGGAGTATTTGCGAAGGCTCCCAGCGGTTCGGGCTACCAGTTCTCCCTCAATGGTTATTTCGGTCTTATGGCGAGTGTCCGGGAAGGTGTTGAACTGAACATCCTCGGCCTCAATATTGGTATTGACCCTCTGACTTTGGCCGTCAAATTGCCCGGCATCGGGCACATTGGCCTGCGCGACCCCTGGATGGATCGCTCGACGTGGCACAAAGTTCCGGTTATGGAGCAGGTTTCAGATGCCAATTGA
- a CDS encoding FKBP-type peptidyl-prolyl cis-trans isomerase yields the protein MPIEKNQVVLFHYSVSDDQGKVVENSRGGEPNAYLHGHGGIIRGLEEALEGRDAGDTFSVTITPEKAYGPRKADSIQRVPIKHLIGAKRWKPGMIAQLQTEQGPRHVIVAKVGLKFADVDNNHPMAGKTLTFDIDIIEVRAASPEEIAHGHAHGPGGHH from the coding sequence ATGCCAATCGAAAAGAATCAAGTGGTCTTGTTTCACTACAGCGTCAGTGATGACCAAGGCAAGGTTGTTGAAAACTCCCGTGGCGGCGAGCCGAACGCCTACCTGCATGGCCACGGCGGCATTATCCGGGGTCTGGAAGAAGCCCTGGAAGGTCGCGACGCCGGCGATACGTTCAGCGTCACCATCACTCCGGAAAAAGCCTACGGTCCGCGCAAAGCCGATTCCATTCAGCGCGTGCCGATCAAGCATTTGATCGGTGCCAAACGCTGGAAGCCGGGGATGATAGCCCAGCTGCAAACCGAGCAGGGCCCGCGCCATGTGATCGTCGCCAAAGTTGGCCTCAAGTTTGCCGATGTCGACAACAATCATCCGATGGCTGGTAAAACCCTGACCTTCGATATCGACATCATCGAAGTACGCGCTGCCAGTCCGGAAGAGATAGCGCACGGCCACGCGCATGGGCCGGGTGGGCATCATTGA
- a CDS encoding SDR family NAD(P)-dependent oxidoreductase, giving the protein MTFDFHGRRVIVAGGSKGIGRAIALGFARAGASVSVCARGQASLDALAEEVAGEGLALHVASCDIGDKAALETYLQSAMGELGGLDVLVNCASAFGREDSEEGWLSSVEVDLMGTVRAGHTCLPALKETGGTIINIASIAALHASTRTAPYAAIKAAVAHYTGSLAVAMAPHKVRVNGIAPGSIEFPGGVWDQARQHNPELYERIRGGIPFGRLGTPEEVADVALFLASDLARWMTGQTLVVDGGQVLS; this is encoded by the coding sequence ATGACGTTTGATTTCCACGGCCGGCGCGTCATCGTCGCTGGCGGCAGCAAAGGTATTGGCCGGGCCATTGCCTTGGGATTTGCCCGAGCCGGGGCCAGCGTTTCCGTGTGCGCGCGCGGGCAGGCGTCCCTGGACGCACTGGCGGAAGAAGTGGCAGGCGAGGGGCTGGCGCTGCATGTGGCTTCCTGCGACATCGGCGATAAGGCCGCGCTGGAGACTTATCTGCAGAGCGCCATGGGCGAGTTGGGCGGCCTGGACGTGCTGGTCAATTGCGCCTCGGCGTTCGGGCGGGAGGACAGCGAAGAAGGCTGGCTGAGCAGCGTTGAGGTGGATCTGATGGGCACGGTTCGCGCCGGCCATACCTGCCTGCCAGCGCTTAAGGAAACCGGGGGCACGATCATCAACATTGCCTCCATCGCCGCCCTGCACGCCTCGACACGCACCGCCCCCTACGCGGCCATCAAGGCCGCCGTCGCTCACTACACCGGAAGCCTGGCGGTGGCCATGGCCCCGCATAAAGTGCGTGTTAATGGCATTGCCCCGGGCTCGATCGAGTTCCCGGGCGGCGTCTGGGATCAGGCCCGTCAGCACAATCCGGAGCTCTACGAGCGTATTCGCGGGGGAATTCCCTTCGGGCGCCTTGGCACGCCGGAGGAAGTCGCCGACGTGGCGTTGTTCCTGGCCTCCGATCTGGCCCGGTGGATGACCGGCCAGACGCTGGTGGTGGACGGCGGCCAGGTTCTGTCCTGA
- a CDS encoding nucleoside 2-deoxyribosyltransferase, producing the protein MAKPKRIYLAGPEVFFPAEEHQVIVAEKKRLLREYGFEGVDPLDTELAFSDEEAKPDRGQRIYQANRELMDSCDAIIANLTPFRSISADPGTVYEVGYMTGQGKPAFAFTLDSRHYRERTGSTGLDELGHTIEDFEMSDNLMIEGGIRESGGRLFVADQPGEHRFFSAELFRRCVRALAHA; encoded by the coding sequence ATGGCAAAGCCAAAACGAATCTACCTCGCCGGCCCGGAAGTATTTTTCCCGGCCGAAGAACACCAGGTCATCGTGGCCGAGAAAAAACGCCTGCTCCGGGAATACGGATTTGAAGGTGTGGACCCGCTGGACACGGAGCTGGCATTTTCCGACGAAGAAGCAAAACCCGATCGCGGGCAGCGGATCTACCAGGCCAACCGTGAACTGATGGACAGCTGCGATGCCATCATCGCCAACCTGACACCCTTCCGCAGCATCAGTGCTGACCCGGGCACGGTATACGAAGTGGGCTACATGACCGGACAGGGCAAGCCCGCCTTCGCATTCACCCTGGACAGCCGGCACTACCGGGAACGGACGGGCTCAACCGGTCTGGACGAACTGGGCCACACCATTGAGGACTTTGAGATGAGTGACAACCTGATGATCGAAGGCGGCATCCGCGAATCCGGTGGTCGGCTATTCGTGGCAGATCAGCCAGGCGAACACCGGTTCTTCTCGGCGGAACTGTTCCGCCGCTGTGTGCGAGCGCTGGCCCATGCCTGA
- a CDS encoding ion transporter, with product MATIKPGGLGIKTRLFQVIFESDTRLAKGFDIFLALLIFLSVGIILLDSVMEYHARFGEIFYVMEWGITVLFTIELALRLYCLEKPKLYLKSFYGVIDVLAVLPVWLELLFPGAQTLVVVRLLRTLRLFRVLEMMTVVGEGRLLMDALIRSRDQILLFLFAVLMVVTIFSSLLYLIEPAEAGFTSIPKSIYWGIVTLTTVGYGDISPVTPWGQFISVMIMLAGYSIIALPVGVFSAEMIRALRAERYSDEACPGCGQHRHEIDAKYCKYCGTWLDEEKPEPGNAG from the coding sequence ATGGCGACGATAAAACCTGGTGGCCTGGGAATTAAAACGCGCCTGTTTCAGGTCATTTTCGAATCAGATACCCGCCTGGCCAAGGGCTTTGATATTTTTCTGGCGTTGCTGATATTCCTCAGCGTCGGGATTATTCTGCTGGACAGTGTTATGGAATACCATGCTCGCTTCGGTGAGATTTTTTATGTCATGGAATGGGGCATTACGGTGCTGTTCACCATCGAGTTGGCGCTGCGCCTCTATTGCCTGGAAAAGCCGAAGCTTTATCTGAAAAGCTTTTACGGCGTTATCGACGTTCTGGCGGTCTTGCCTGTCTGGCTGGAGCTCTTGTTCCCGGGTGCGCAGACTCTCGTAGTAGTGCGTCTGCTGCGGACGCTGCGTCTGTTCCGGGTACTGGAGATGATGACGGTAGTGGGCGAGGGCCGCCTGCTGATGGACGCGCTGATTCGTAGCCGGGACCAGATCCTGCTTTTTCTGTTCGCAGTGTTGATGGTCGTAACCATCTTCTCTTCTTTGCTTTATCTCATTGAGCCGGCCGAAGCGGGCTTTACCAGTATTCCCAAATCCATCTACTGGGGAATCGTGACACTGACAACAGTAGGCTATGGCGATATATCGCCGGTGACGCCCTGGGGGCAGTTCATTTCCGTGATGATCATGTTGGCGGGCTACTCGATTATTGCGCTTCCCGTTGGCGTTTTTTCCGCAGAAATGATTCGCGCACTGCGTGCAGAACGTTACTCCGATGAAGCCTGCCCAGGGTGCGGTCAACATCGACATGAAATCGATGCCAAGTATTGTAAATACTGCGGCACCTGGCTTGATGAAGAGAAACCCGAGCCGGGCAACGCCGGATGA
- a CDS encoding ferredoxin reductase family protein yields the protein MKSLFLIVAYLVAVTLPLILSAWVGGPPRQFHQELASGLGILAFSMVLMEFILSGRFKTISNGIGLDVTMRFHQIMARTALVFALLHPFLYQGTPSGGQRPWDPTRELTLTTDFSALSTGIAAYLLLPSLALLAIGRTQLDYKYETWRLLHGIGALLIAVLLLHHTVYAGRYGSQPVMTWVWLAMTGVAVGSLLTVYLLVPLLQKARPWRVTSVVQLTPKQWDVTVKPDGHRGLDYKAGQFVWLNVGHNPFSMKENPFSICSAPAAGPEISFMIKEIGDFTRTICQIQAGTVAYLDGPYGNLTVDSRAEPGVALIAGGVGLAPLLGILRQMRLTDDSRKVKLIYGNRIIDQIAYREELGVEDVVHVLSEPPETWHGETGFIDAALIDRVFSEKEFSEWVFVLCGPAGMMDVAEDHLIKRGTPSHRILSERFAYD from the coding sequence ATGAAATCGCTCTTTTTGATCGTTGCTTACCTTGTTGCGGTCACATTGCCGTTGATCTTGTCCGCGTGGGTCGGAGGGCCGCCACGCCAGTTTCACCAGGAACTGGCCTCTGGCCTTGGCATTCTTGCCTTCTCGATGGTTCTCATGGAATTCATCCTGTCCGGCCGTTTCAAGACCATTTCAAATGGCATCGGGCTGGATGTGACAATGCGGTTTCACCAGATCATGGCTCGCACGGCACTGGTCTTTGCTCTGCTGCACCCGTTTCTTTACCAGGGGACGCCGTCAGGTGGTCAACGCCCCTGGGACCCCACGCGCGAATTGACGCTCACGACCGATTTTTCGGCTTTGTCGACAGGCATTGCCGCCTATCTGCTTCTTCCAAGCCTTGCTTTACTGGCAATCGGGCGCACCCAACTGGACTACAAATACGAGACATGGCGCCTTTTGCATGGGATCGGCGCGCTCTTGATCGCGGTTCTTCTGTTGCATCATACCGTGTATGCAGGGCGTTACGGATCGCAGCCTGTGATGACCTGGGTGTGGCTGGCAATGACTGGCGTTGCTGTTGGGTCACTGCTTACGGTTTACCTGCTGGTTCCCCTTCTGCAGAAGGCACGTCCCTGGCGCGTGACCTCCGTGGTCCAATTGACGCCAAAGCAATGGGATGTGACCGTGAAACCAGACGGTCATCGTGGTCTTGATTACAAAGCCGGGCAATTCGTCTGGCTAAATGTGGGGCACAACCCCTTCTCGATGAAAGAAAACCCCTTCTCCATTTGCTCAGCGCCGGCAGCCGGACCGGAAATATCGTTCATGATCAAAGAGATTGGCGACTTCACACGAACAATTTGCCAGATACAAGCTGGAACAGTCGCCTACCTTGACGGCCCTTATGGCAATCTTACTGTCGATAGTCGCGCTGAACCTGGGGTCGCTCTCATCGCAGGTGGCGTTGGCCTTGCTCCTCTGCTGGGCATACTCAGGCAAATGCGCCTGACTGACGATTCGCGCAAGGTGAAGCTGATCTATGGAAATCGGATCATTGATCAGATTGCCTATCGTGAGGAGCTGGGTGTGGAGGACGTAGTCCATGTGCTGTCAGAACCGCCAGAAACCTGGCACGGAGAGACAGGCTTCATAGATGCAGCGCTGATAGATCGCGTATTTTCAGAGAAAGAGTTCAGCGAATGGGTCTTTGTGCTGTGCGGACCGGCGGGCATGATGGATGTTGCTGAAGATCACCTGATCAAGAGGGGCACGCCCTCTCATCGTATCCTGTCAGAGCGGTTCGCCTATGACTAA
- a CDS encoding alpha/beta hydrolase, with translation MIETPLEFPSYGTTCRGVLYTPDADSRNLPCIVMAHGFGLTHASGLAPFKEAFCQAGYAVFAFDYRHFGESDGQPRQTLSPRKEVADWLEALKFARQLDGIDRNRICLWGTSFSGGLVIAAAAQDGNVQCTISQCPMMDGFASLLGVIGYAGIMQGLRLTYHATVDWIRRGLGMSPQYIASAGRPGELGMMTAEDCQEGYVPLLADNASNYVAAGVSYAIPLFRPTRFASKVTCPALMLICDHDTVAPAKAGVKAAEKMPNSEVKHYPVGHFDVYRGEPLAQSIKDQLEFLGRKMPV, from the coding sequence ATGATCGAAACTCCACTGGAATTCCCGAGCTACGGTACAACCTGTCGCGGTGTTCTTTATACACCGGATGCCGACAGCAGGAACCTGCCATGTATCGTGATGGCGCATGGTTTTGGACTGACTCACGCCAGTGGTCTTGCACCGTTTAAAGAGGCCTTTTGCCAGGCGGGTTATGCGGTCTTCGCCTTTGACTACCGCCATTTTGGTGAAAGTGACGGTCAGCCACGCCAGACGCTGAGCCCCCGGAAGGAAGTGGCTGACTGGCTGGAGGCACTGAAATTTGCGCGACAGCTCGATGGTATCGACCGAAACCGTATTTGCCTTTGGGGGACATCGTTTTCTGGCGGGCTTGTGATCGCCGCGGCGGCGCAAGATGGAAACGTGCAGTGCACCATCTCCCAATGCCCGATGATGGATGGTTTTGCATCTCTGCTGGGCGTTATCGGTTATGCCGGCATCATGCAGGGTCTGCGTCTGACTTACCACGCCACTGTAGACTGGATTCGCCGTGGGCTTGGGATGTCTCCCCAATATATCGCATCGGCGGGCCGTCCCGGGGAGTTGGGCATGATGACGGCCGAGGATTGTCAGGAGGGTTATGTTCCCCTGTTGGCGGATAATGCGTCGAATTATGTGGCTGCAGGCGTAAGTTATGCGATCCCTCTTTTCCGGCCCACCCGTTTTGCCAGCAAAGTCACGTGTCCGGCACTCATGTTGATTTGCGACCACGATACGGTTGCCCCAGCGAAGGCCGGAGTTAAAGCTGCCGAAAAAATGCCGAACTCGGAAGTAAAGCACTATCCTGTCGGCCATTTTGACGTCTATCGGGGCGAACCTCTGGCTCAGTCAATAAAAGATCAGCTTGAGTTCCTGGGCCGGAAGATGCCGGTGTGA
- a CDS encoding SRPBCC family protein, translating to MFRIHVERVLSRDIDTVFEALSDHARYDRFPGVNKSLLVEEGKDEKNGTGAVRIIGAGRLELTERITQFERPNRMHYRIERSSPFSVQHTKGEIVLQPEGEWTRVTWISEGHVQVPLLGGVMDRLAERSFSKAFSSLLKAIERL from the coding sequence ATGTTTCGCATTCACGTTGAGCGGGTTCTTTCCAGGGACATCGACACTGTGTTTGAGGCCCTCTCCGATCATGCCCGCTACGATCGGTTCCCTGGGGTCAACAAGTCTCTGCTGGTTGAGGAAGGCAAAGACGAAAAAAATGGCACTGGCGCCGTCAGGATTATCGGAGCAGGCCGGCTTGAACTGACCGAGCGTATTACGCAGTTCGAGAGGCCAAACAGGATGCACTATCGCATCGAGAGATCGAGTCCGTTCTCCGTTCAACACACGAAGGGAGAGATTGTTTTGCAGCCTGAGGGTGAGTGGACGAGGGTTACCTGGATTTCCGAGGGGCACGTGCAGGTGCCGCTGCTTGGCGGGGTGATGGACCGATTGGCTGAGCGCAGCTTTTCGAAGGCGTTCAGTTCACTGCTCAAGGCCATTGAAAGGCTTTAG
- a CDS encoding DEAD/DEAH box helicase translates to MNAPFKLRPYQQEAVDATLKHFRKSDDSAVIVLPTGAGKSLVIAELARLARRKILVLTHVKELVDQNHAKYQSYGLTAGIFSAGLKRKENRYQVTFASVQSVSANLDQFRDEYSLLIIDECHRVSGDESSQYQTIIELLRQQNDSLKVLGLTATPYRLAMGWIYRYHYRGFVRSCSEEQDKPFVQCIYELPLSYMINRGYLTRPELVNAAVAQYDFSALSQNRFGEYAEKDVNQLLGKHQRVTRAIIEQVMELAVKRKAVMIFAATVDHAREITGYLPEHQTALITGATDLNERDLLIQRFKQRQLKYLVNVSVLTTGFDAPHVDFIAILRPTQSVSLYQQIVGRGLRLDEGKQDCLVIDYAGNSVNLYHPEVGEKKPNPDSEPVQVFCPGCGFANIFWGKTDSEGRVIEHYGRRCQGLLVPAEEDEPAAQNVRPEQCDYRFRFKECPHCGGENDIAARNCQQCKKAIIDPDDQLRDALKLKDAMVIRCAGITLSANDSKNESKLRITYHSEDGEELSESFDFSKPAQRNVFNKLFGRRLANSQAPQVFSRIEEVLEVQDLMPAPDFVIARKQKHYWQVQERIFDYQGSYRKAY, encoded by the coding sequence ATGAATGCTCCTTTCAAGCTGCGGCCTTACCAGCAGGAAGCCGTTGATGCCACATTGAAACACTTTCGCAAATCTGATGATTCTGCCGTTATTGTGCTGCCGACCGGTGCGGGTAAAAGTCTGGTCATCGCCGAGTTGGCCCGTCTTGCCCGGCGAAAAATTCTGGTGCTGACCCACGTAAAAGAGCTTGTTGATCAGAATCACGCCAAATACCAGAGCTATGGGTTAACCGCCGGCATCTTCTCCGCCGGGTTAAAACGCAAGGAAAACCGGTATCAGGTAACCTTCGCCAGTGTGCAGTCCGTATCGGCTAATCTGGACCAGTTCAGAGATGAATACTCATTGCTCATCATCGATGAGTGCCATCGGGTCAGTGGTGATGAAAGCAGTCAGTATCAAACAATCATCGAGCTGCTGCGGCAACAGAATGACTCTCTTAAAGTGCTCGGCCTAACCGCCACACCCTATCGCCTGGCCATGGGCTGGATCTATCGCTATCACTACCGGGGCTTTGTCCGTAGCTGTAGTGAAGAACAGGATAAGCCCTTTGTGCAGTGCATTTATGAACTGCCCCTGAGTTATATGATTAATCGGGGGTATCTCACCAGGCCTGAGTTGGTTAACGCGGCGGTGGCGCAATACGATTTCTCTGCGCTGTCGCAGAACCGCTTTGGCGAATACGCCGAAAAAGACGTTAACCAGCTGCTGGGCAAACATCAACGTGTGACCCGGGCCATTATTGAGCAGGTGATGGAGCTGGCCGTTAAGCGCAAGGCGGTGATGATCTTTGCCGCAACGGTGGATCATGCACGGGAGATCACCGGCTATCTGCCGGAACACCAGACAGCCTTGATTACCGGCGCTACCGATCTGAATGAACGGGATTTGCTGATTCAGCGCTTTAAACAGCGGCAGTTAAAGTATCTGGTGAATGTATCTGTACTCACCACGGGCTTTGACGCGCCTCATGTGGACTTTATCGCCATTCTTCGCCCTACCCAGTCGGTCAGCCTGTATCAGCAGATCGTGGGTCGCGGCCTTCGTCTGGATGAAGGTAAACAGGATTGTCTGGTGATTGATTATGCGGGCAACAGTGTCAATCTGTATCACCCGGAAGTGGGGGAGAAGAAACCAAACCCCGATAGTGAGCCGGTGCAGGTATTCTGCCCGGGCTGCGGTTTTGCCAACATCTTCTGGGGCAAAACAGACAGTGAAGGCCGTGTTATCGAGCACTACGGACGCCGTTGTCAGGGGCTGCTAGTGCCTGCTGAAGAGGATGAGCCTGCAGCGCAGAACGTGCGCCCTGAGCAGTGCGATTACCGTTTTCGTTTCAAGGAGTGCCCACACTGCGGTGGCGAGAATGATATCGCGGCCCGCAACTGCCAGCAGTGTAAAAAAGCTATTATCGACCCGGACGATCAGCTAAGAGATGCCCTGAAACTCAAAGATGCCATGGTGATCCGTTGTGCCGGAATCACGTTAAGCGCCAATGACAGCAAAAACGAGAGCAAACTGAGAATCACCTATCACAGTGAAGATGGAGAAGAACTCAGCGAGTCTTTTGATTTCAGCAAACCGGCACAGCGCAACGTGTTTAACAAACTGTTCGGACGGCGTTTAGCGAATAGCCAGGCCCCGCAAGTGTTCAGCAGGATTGAAGAGGTGCTTGAGGTGCAAGACTTAATGCCTGCACCGGATTTTGTCATTGCCCGCAAACAAAAGCACTACTGGCAGGTGCAGGAACGGATTTTTGATTATCAGGGTAGCTATCGGAAGGCATATTGA
- a CDS encoding ribonuclease Z: protein MDFTFLGTSAGTPTRSRNVTALALSHSGQKPWYLVDCGEGTQHQLLRAHYSVMQLRAIFITHIHGDHTFGLPGLLTSASMLGRTEPLDIIAPVQTHHFITATLENSDSSLGYALNFIDSEAPDFCWQNQDFRVTNVALSHRVPCRAYVFTERNIERQLLQDKLNEDGIEPGPGWGELQKGNDVTLEDGRRLRSDDYTQTPRVARRLIVAGDNDDPTLLTDACKGSHALIHEATYTQDVADRVGPWPQHSSAEQVARFAQQAQLPGLVLTHFSSRYQSAPGSTPNINQLAAEAMQHYKGQLFLARDFDTYRLEKDLSLMCLTT, encoded by the coding sequence ATGGACTTCACCTTTTTGGGCACCTCTGCCGGAACTCCGACACGTTCGCGCAACGTAACCGCCCTGGCTCTGTCGCACTCCGGCCAAAAGCCCTGGTATCTGGTGGACTGTGGCGAAGGCACCCAGCACCAACTACTACGCGCTCACTACTCCGTGATGCAACTGCGGGCGATATTCATCACCCATATCCACGGTGACCACACCTTCGGTCTGCCGGGGCTGCTCACCAGTGCCTCCATGCTGGGCCGCACAGAACCTCTGGACATTATTGCCCCCGTCCAGACTCACCATTTCATCACCGCAACGCTCGAAAACAGCGACTCCAGTCTGGGCTATGCCCTGAACTTCATCGATTCCGAAGCACCGGACTTCTGCTGGCAGAATCAAGACTTCAGGGTGACAAACGTGGCCTTGTCCCATCGAGTACCCTGCCGTGCCTACGTGTTCACAGAGCGCAACATCGAGCGACAACTCTTGCAGGACAAGCTGAACGAGGATGGCATTGAACCCGGGCCTGGTTGGGGCGAGTTGCAGAAAGGCAATGACGTAACCCTGGAGGATGGCCGCCGGCTAAGGAGCGACGATTACACACAGACTCCCCGCGTTGCCCGCCGCCTGATCGTCGCCGGTGACAATGACGACCCTACCCTGCTGACCGACGCCTGCAAGGGAAGCCATGCGCTGATTCACGAAGCCACCTACACCCAGGACGTGGCCGACCGGGTTGGGCCTTGGCCACAGCACAGTTCCGCAGAACAGGTGGCCCGGTTTGCTCAACAGGCCCAGCTGCCCGGCCTGGTACTTACCCACTTCAGCTCACGCTACCAGTCCGCGCCGGGCAGCACGCCCAACATCAACCAATTGGCAGCCGAAGCCATGCAACACTACAAGGGCCAGCTATTTCTGGCCCGGGATTTTGACACTTACCGGCTGGAGAAGGACTTGTCGCTGATGTGTTTGACCACATAA
- a CDS encoding 2OG-Fe(II) oxygenase, producing the protein MSLNVKIRILLHSKRLSIYLVRYPQGHKVIPHVDMISEGRLYKLNCVLVKPKAGGEFICEKNVFNLFGRVILFRSDLYQHRVSKIERGNRWLLSFALTQN; encoded by the coding sequence ATGTCATTAAACGTAAAAATCCGGATTCTCCTCCACTCCAAACGCCTGAGTATTTACCTGGTGCGTTATCCACAGGGCCACAAGGTGATTCCCCATGTGGACATGATCTCCGAAGGCCGGCTGTACAAGCTCAATTGCGTACTGGTTAAGCCCAAAGCCGGCGGTGAGTTCATCTGTGAAAAAAACGTATTCAATCTGTTTGGGCGAGTCATACTCTTCCGGTCGGACCTTTACCAACACCGGGTTTCGAAGATTGAGCGCGGCAATCGCTGGCTACTCAGTTTTGCGTTGACCCAAAACTGA
- a CDS encoding DUF6635 family protein, with protein MRIIVKALAEAPVTMPIVTSPEQNASEVEIEQAIHSGIERYFDDCRARVPAFIDHHFHYPGAIATNRMALGWDMLRAPINLLWAPVYALVCLIKILLPKRTGLMWLHGLANRVPAGFTTRVQQHISHLILVDLLNNGQEGSILEGYLIEALEAAYERHTSEPVDRQQFSTLIEPLVADALSQYRMTRTASADITNSISCTVLGAFAFQKFTPGGIGLGVVLASMLAKTLAAQDFILGETIGRWYYSWFPPEPSLATTASVMVAVMASLAAFAAFSGVIFDPVQAAVGLHRRRLHKLLDHLQRDVTLSTQSSFRPKDQFVARILDMFDMIKSGLL; from the coding sequence ATGCGGATCATTGTAAAAGCTCTCGCAGAAGCACCTGTCACTATGCCCATTGTCACATCGCCCGAGCAAAACGCCTCCGAAGTTGAGATAGAGCAGGCAATCCACTCAGGCATCGAGCGCTATTTTGACGACTGCCGGGCGCGGGTACCGGCATTTATTGACCATCACTTCCATTACCCCGGTGCCATCGCAACCAACCGGATGGCGCTGGGATGGGACATGTTGCGGGCACCCATCAATCTACTGTGGGCGCCGGTGTACGCCCTGGTATGCCTGATAAAAATTCTGCTTCCCAAACGAACAGGCCTGATGTGGCTGCACGGTTTGGCAAATCGTGTACCCGCCGGTTTTACCACCCGGGTACAACAGCACATCTCGCACCTGATCCTGGTGGACCTGTTGAACAATGGTCAGGAGGGCTCAATTCTGGAGGGATATCTGATTGAGGCGCTGGAGGCGGCGTATGAGCGCCATACCTCCGAACCGGTCGATCGCCAGCAGTTCAGCACGCTGATTGAGCCGCTGGTCGCGGACGCTCTCAGTCAGTACCGGATGACCCGGACGGCGTCTGCCGATATCACCAACAGTATTTCATGCACGGTGTTGGGCGCGTTCGCGTTCCAGAAGTTTACCCCGGGTGGCATTGGGCTCGGGGTGGTGCTCGCATCCATGCTCGCAAAGACCCTGGCCGCCCAGGACTTTATACTTGGTGAGACCATCGGCAGGTGGTACTACAGCTGGTTTCCACCGGAGCCTTCGCTGGCAACGACGGCCAGCGTCATGGTCGCTGTCATGGCCTCATTAGCGGCGTTTGCGGCCTTTTCCGGCGTTATATTCGATCCGGTTCAGGCGGCGGTCGGTTTGCATCGTCGGCGCCTGCACAAGCTGCTGGATCACCTGCAGCGAGACGTTACCCTCAGCACCCAGAGCAGCTTTCGCCCGAAAGATCAGTTTGTGGCGCGGATTCTGGACATGTTCGACATGATCAAATCCGGTTTACTTTAG